Below is a genomic region from Mycolicibacter hiberniae.
TGTGGCCGGATCGGGAATACCGTCCCGACCTCGACATCCTGATCGCGGGCTGCGGTACCAACCAGGCGGCGGTCTTCGCCTACAACAACCCGCAGGCCAAGGTTGTGGCCGTCGACATCAGTGCATCGTCGTTGGGGCACCAGCAGTACCTCAAGGACAAGCACGGTCTGTGGAACCTGGAGCTGCACCAGCTGCCCATTGAGGAGCTTTCCACGCTCGACCGGGACTTCGACCTGGCGATCTCGACGGGCGTGCTGCACCACATGGCCGACCCCGAGGTGGGCATGAAGGCGATCGCCGAGCGGCTGCGGCCCGACGGCGTCGCCGGCATCATGCTCTACGCGCGCTACGGCCGCATCGGTATCGAAATCCTGGAGTCGGTCTTCCGGGACCTCGGGTTGGAGCAGAACGACGAGTCGATTCAGACCGTCCGCCAGGCCATCCGCGTGCTGTCGCCGGAGCACCCGGTGCAGCCGTACATCAAGATCGCCGGTGACCTGTTCGCGGATGCGGGCCTGGTGGACACGTTCTTGCACGGTCGGGCGAAGAGCTACGACGTCGACGGGTGCATCGAACTGGCCAAGTCGGCCGGCCTGGACTTCCAGGACTGGCTGC
It encodes:
- a CDS encoding class I SAM-dependent methyltransferase, giving the protein MTENPRADVVSRQYERWTYPPPIHDLQAWTTTNWEWFDPSHASRVLWPDREYRPDLDILIAGCGTNQAAVFAYNNPQAKVVAVDISASSLGHQQYLKDKHGLWNLELHQLPIEELSTLDRDFDLAISTGVLHHMADPEVGMKAIAERLRPDGVAGIMLYARYGRIGIEILESVFRDLGLEQNDESIQTVRQAIRVLSPEHPVQPYIKIAGDLFADAGLVDTFLHGRAKSYDVDGCIELAKSAGLDFQDWLLKAPYYAHDVVVPSAGFYDKVNALPEEKIWSVMERIHTLNARHFFIATRPDRPKSSYKIDFSTPESLDYVPLFRWKCGLNNDEIFRSGWRMPLNPAQLPFVQSIDGRRSIRQIAADLAQAGGPSRGSAADLEKFGRKLFQSLWRLDFVAVDLSARS